The Gammaproteobacteria bacterium genome contains a region encoding:
- a CDS encoding hypothetical protein (Evidence 5 : Unknown function), with protein MAASLERYCLLCLRSKTSLNGEQLKLPNKALHRTAIPLRSIAAGELGRWASQ; from the coding sequence TTGGCAGCCTCACTGGAACGATACTGTCTGTTATGTTTGCGCTCTAAAACCAGCTTAAATGGTGAACAATTGAAGTTGCCTAACAAGGCGCTGCACCGGACGGCAATTCCGCTGCGCTCCATTGCCGCCGGTGAGCTTGGACGTTGGG